The Mesomycoplasma flocculare ATCC 27399 genome includes a window with the following:
- a CDS encoding RDD family protein, translated as MKNHFERARFWRRFIAGLIDFALLFLLFLLFFYLLLILTSWAKWKFYFWILNVFFITMVYRILFVAFSSQTLGQFFTNSKIYFLIENLNFKDKIKILFKREIFLTINWIISLFIASLLLDLSFGIDFNFFERFKNQKLSLFQQISISFPALFSKVNFFFMIVNSLSILGSRQTTIVDRYSKTEIYLKKSSLKNNYLNPIQANFVPVYWEGN; from the coding sequence TTGAAAAATCATTTTGAAAGAGCACGGTTTTGACGACGTTTTATTGCTGGGTTGATTGATTTTGCTTTGCTTTTTTTATTATTTTTATTATTTTTTTATTTGCTTTTAATCTTAACAAGTTGGGCAAAATGGAAATTTTATTTTTGAATTTTAAATGTTTTTTTTATAACAATGGTTTACCGAATTTTATTTGTTGCTTTTTCAAGTCAAACATTAGGTCAATTTTTTACTAATAGTAAAATTTATTTTCTCATAGAAAATTTAAATTTTAAAGATAAAATTAAAATTTTATTCAAAAGAGAAATATTTTTAACAATTAACTGAATCATATCATTATTTATTGCCTCTTTGCTGTTAGACTTGAGTTTTGGGATTGATTTTAATTTTTTTGAGCGTTTTAAAAATCAAAAACTCAGTTTGTTTCAACAAATTAGCATTAGTTTTCCCGCTTTATTTTCGAAAGTTAACTTTTTTTTTATGATAGTTAACAGTCTTTCAATTTTAGGATCTAGACAAACAACAATTGTTGACAGATATTCAAAAACCGAAATTTATCTAAAAAAATCTAGTTTGAAAAATAATTATTTAAATCCAATTCAGGCTAATTTTGTTCCAGTTTATTGGGAGGGGAATTAA